The sequence TGACCTTGATGACTTTTTagattgataattaattaaatttattaatcatgAATTGCTTCacactataatttattaaacactAAGCAACAATGGGCTGGTGGGATGCATGTGGAAAAACCACTCTATAATTTTTACAAATGTGTTTTTTCGTTCTATAATAATATCGTCTTAAACCAATTCATGTTCTTTGTgatacattaaaataaaataaaataaaaccttaatatTATCATTTCTCTTTTCGAATTGCGACCCAcgagtattaaaaaataataataatactaatacaaACTATTTTCTGCAAGATCTTTTTCCTTCCCCCGAATAAAAcgtttctaattaaaaaaaaaaattaaaacgttgctaattaaaaaaaaaatcaattacattCGGAAAGAGTGACatgcaattatttttattaattatgataaaaataatcaaaccatgAAGTAAAAAGTGAAACCGCATTTAATATTATAGAAATACAGTTCATGATTAAGTAACATGAAAAAAAGAGTAGCCGCCAAATTAGTAACCTTAATTATCTCTACCGCAgcttaatttcttattttaggCATCTCCGTGAACATGCATTTACACATTTCTTTAACCCTAAGctaaaacatatattatattttagcaaataataataataaataataaatttgccTGGAAAGCCTTACTATAAATACCCCTAGCTATTCAAAACTTTTTCATCAACATCTCTTTCTACCCACAATTTCTTCAACCCAATCAAATTCATTCACAGAACCACCAGCATCCAAATTACCAATATTACAAAAATCTTCTTCGCCAAACAAAAATGGCCAAGTTTACAACTTTTCATTGCACATCATTAGCTTCGTTCATCATTACTCTATCTATGTTAAACCCATCTTTTGCTGCAACTACAACTACTACTTACAATGTCATAAGCTTTGGAGCAAAACCAAATGGTGTAACAGACTCcaccaaagctttcctaaatgcATGGTCTGCAGCCTGTGCCTCTCCAACCGCCACTGTGATTCAAGTTCCCAAAGGAAGGTACTTGCTTCAACCTCTAACCTTCCAAGGCAACTGTAAAAGCCCTGATATCAGTTTTCAGATTGATGGGACGATAGTTGCCCCTGCTGATTATCGAATTCTTGGTCGAGTTGATGACTGGATTGGTTTCGAAGGAGTTAGTGGCGTTTCCATCATTGGAGGAGCTATAGATGGCAATGGACCTGCCTTGTGGGATTGCAAAGCTAAAGGCAAAGATTGTCCTAGTGGAGCAACGGTTAGTAATATAAACTTTCCTCTTCTAAGTAACTATCTTGTTTATTTTGATACTAAGCAATAAGAGATGATAAATTTGTGTGAACTTTCAGGCATTAAGGTTTAGTGACTCCAGCAAGATTAAGATCGATGGATTAAAGGTAATAAACAGCCAAATGTTCCACATTGCAATAAATCGTTGCCAAGATGTGGTCCTTCAAGGAGTCAAAATTATAGCTGCAGGAAACAGCCCCAACACCGACGGCATTCATGTCCAGCTATCCAGAAATGTTGCATTCATTAACTCCTCTGTTCAGACAGGGGACGACTGTGTCTCCATTGGTCCTGGCACCAAGAATTTGTGGATCGAACGCATAACATGCGGTCCTGGCCATGGCATTAGGTGGGTTTTAATTTGCTCTATTGATAAGTTCTGTAATTAGCTCTCTCTTCAATACGacatagttttatttatttatttttttgtttcatactTATTTAGTAATGTTGGCTTAATTATATGCAATCGGGTATGTTTGATTGCAGCATTGGAAGTCTAGCAAAGGACTTAGAAGAGGAAGGCGTCCAAAATGTGACAGTGACAAAGGCAATTTTTATAGGTGCAGAAAATGGATTTAGAATTAAGTCATGGGCTAGACCCAGCAAAGGATTTGTTCAAGGAGTACAATTTATTGATGCTATCATGCAAAATGTCCAAAATCCAATTATAGTCGACCAAAAGTACTGTCCACGCAATGACAATTGTCCTGGACAGGTGAGACATCTCTTTCTCTATTATTGAGACACTATATGTTTATGATCTAATACTGAaatttttgttgtgttttaaTTATGATCATTAGACATCTGGTGTAAAAATCAGCGATGTGCTTTACAAGAACATTCGAGGAACATCAGCTAGCCGTGTTGCCATAAATTTCCAATGCAGTTCAACGAATCCATGCACTGGTATAAGACTTGAAGATGTTAAGCTAACATATATGAACAAACCAGCTCAATCATCGTGTGTCAATGCAAATGGAAAATCCTTTGGAATGGTTGAACCAAATGGTTGTTTGTAATCAAGAATAACTATGAAATGTTTTTCTGCACATGTAAATGTTATTAGCAAATTGCATGTATATATGTTGTTCTTTTCCatgcaaatgaagaaaaggATAATTCTTTTGTACACAGAAACCGTAAAAATTCATATGTAAAACATTTTTTGCTTGTATCATTCTCCCCAAAAGAAATGTTCAGTGgagtttcttttctttaactACATAAGGATCACGTTCCAAAATCATTGTTTTGCATTAGAGTAAATAACAAGCATCACAAATTGTGAAAAACCAAGCAGCATAATCAAAGCTTCAAAAAAGAAAGGATATTTGTGAGGTGCTTACATGGTTAAGTAAACTGCATGAAGAATAAATGCACATAAAAGGAAGAATGTTGTCACGTATGTTTTTAAAGGCATTGTTTCCCTTGTTTCCCTTGCATCTTGTCTCCTATTACGGGCATGTTAAAGAAGGGCGTAGAGAGTGGACAGTGCGATGTAAGGTAGAATCAGTTTGTTGCAAGATAAAAAAGGAAACGTTGAGTAGAGTGTCATCCACTTAAGAAGAAAAGGCTCTTCTATTGCCAAGAGTGTTGCTGGGAGGAGAGCCAACAGGAATGACTTGTCATGCATTGTGCATTAGAATGACAACCATTAATTCAACCATGATTTCCTTTCCTAATTGAGGGAAAGAAAGTAATAAATTTACCAACATCGTAATGAGAACAACCATTAATTCAACCATTCCCTTCCTAAgtgagagaaagaaaggaataaATTTACCAACATTGTAATAAGAACAAATGAAATGATATGGCAGTGTTTGGCAACCCATAAAGGAAACCATGCTTGCTTGGATCCCTAATCTGGTCAACCATTGACGGTGGACATTGCACACAAGCTAAGAAACTTTAGTGACTGCGTTGTAAACAATCTCTTCCACTCTACACGAATTGAAGTAGTGCACCATGAGTTTGCAACATAAGCCTCATATATCCCTCTTTcaaaaggaaccaaaaaaaacaagagtGAAGTTGTCCCTTCTCTTTGTCAAGGCAGTAATGCAATTATACTAgtgtattaatataataatctttatcaaattaatttaacgATGGTACCCATCAATTTACTTCAATGTTCTTATGTATAATTTCCAATATCTTTTATGTGGTTCTTTAGTTTAAAAATTGTCCCTTCTTGGATCTAAATTCTAGAACAAgttcaaattaattgatttctttcattcaaaaataaaccaaaacaaTTATTTCTGCTGGTCAAGAgaatcaacaaaataaataaacagataaataaaaatgaaggaaaagaaTAACAGAACCAGCAAAACAGAGTACAGCAGAGTCCCAATACAGACACAAGAGTGATTTCTTGAAAAGGACTAGCCACCTTATAAggataaaaatcataaaagtaaaaatttctttggctgctaaaataaatacatatgatGTTGTCGTACAGACGTGCACTGGTAACATATTTCAAGCAATATAAAAGAAGTAATGgtcaaaattgtatatatcaTGCATGCATGTTAATTAGTTATAGGtaatatataatacattatCTTACATTCGAAAAATGATGCTTCCAATTTCTTGCTTACTAAGTaacttatttataataatatataactaattaattgCTTTCCTTTGAAGATTAATGGATTGAAAAGTAAACGCCGTCAAAGCTTTTAAACCACAAAAAGTGTGCGGCTATTTCTTTGATTCATCAACAATTCATGAATATtagtatattcatatataatgcAAAGACAGAATAGAAAAAGGAATAAGTGATAGATGaaggataatatatattataagatattgactaataataatcaattacacCGCATACTGAATTATTAAAACACTACATTTCAAATGTACATACAAATACAACGATTAATAAAAGTTAGAAttcaatcaatatatatatatatatatatatattatgaagaaAAAGAGTGAAACTTATAGTTAGAAAACAGGAACACATAAAAGAGTAGAATTCAAACTATCGGTTTTAGTTCTGCCGCAGCTTTTGTTAGTTTGGCCATCCATGTATATGCATTATATTATCccatataatacatatatttttatttatctatgtgCTTTCTTAAACCCCAAACAATAAGAATACATTAATCTTACCCAACTTGTATCTCTTGGAAAGAATACTATAAAAGCTCCTAATCACTTAGCCATTTCAAATCAAAACTACTAAATCCttcatttcatttattaaaaaaaaaaaaaaaaaaaaaactactaataTCCTTCAGTACCAATCACCAAAAACCACAATCACACAAAAccactttaaaaataaaaaacaataatggcTAAGTTGTGCACATCTCTTTTCATCATTCTATATATGCTAAGTGTGAgggtccgcacctttggaatggcctagtggtattttcgtaaatatttgaaggtcgggatcttcgatcccgagCCAGGGGAatctcttaagaatgtcactaggatggtgcatgtcGAATGGCacgccaagatgtgaaggtttgctagagaaaaccccattatgattcctcgcacaaagtgatataagtaaatggctaaataagctctttagggggtgGTCCATGTCTGGCTCTCCATGgtccccggctccggcttcgagcttgggctaagcgagcctcccatgggcgacggcaagccattgGGCGGACATAAAGTACCACGAAGGTGGGCTTATGTCTCCTAGGGACAGGGATTCTTGAGGACAGTACTGGTAGGTGCtacgagctggtattgcgcgtcactcctgtgctagaggctaagtgtagcatcctttatgccgttttctatcagctatgccaagaacacacgtaggcctttgttacaaggttgtggcaaatgtgccagtgagcgggggctcgggttccgcctcgctcaagagggtcgaaagctaaataggcacggacagggcgacaccgtgccatcgggagACATTcgtatgtgggcttccaatcttgtgttgctaccctagatggcatgttggcatgatgctggtgtgcatgctctagggtcggatgctattcgagatgtgcatggaccaaggcccgagtggagagatgggttgctggcttagatcttggcacaagattgagtaacaagctaccgaatGGGCGTGAAGCCATCGGGCTAACTTGCTGGGCGGCATGAGCCATGATGATTATGAGAACCACAGGGGCGtataattggtatcagatgggtcgatatatgaactcggatagtaaAAAGGCTAGCCATGActagagagtcttggcgccgtaCAGTCTATTTTcactgcataaaatgtaggaccgtgacagttggtatcagagcccagTTTATCCTGCAACAGGCGAACCGAGGAGCGGATGAtattggttggtgatgcttggatccgtAGAACCCCGATGCTACTGTGAAGGGGGCATTCTTGCATAGTGTATGGGTAGTTGTGGCAACACGCCCAACTTGAATATGATGTGGGGATGTTCACTAAACGAGTACTAGTGTGCGATACAAATACACTTTAACTGGGATGCTCGAGCAGCGAGGCAAATGCGAAGTTCTTGAATGGGACAAGCATTTGGAATAAGTGATTGGTGCTCCAAAAGGAATTCATGCATTGTTAAATGAGAGTACAAGCCGTAAGTAGTGCAGTTCTCTTGGGTAGTTGAGGGCTTATTAGCCATGTGTTTCTTTTGGGGTATTGGTCTCAAGAATTatagaaaataccaaaaatagatcCGTTTTGACCAAGAGTCTTGACGGCCACAAAAAGTGGGGAAGAAAGAATAAGCCAGTGCGGCTGGGTGGCAGAGGCCACGTTTGTCCAAGAGAAAGGACAACCTTGTCGAAGTGAATGAGAAGTCAAGACGAGTGGCCGCAGGGGAGTATGTTCTAAGGAAAACTCCCGTTGAACATCATTGAATAATGGGGCCATCAGGGCCAAAGTTTAAATGCCATTAAGGCACAAGTGCAGGCAAGAATTGAAGATTAGGCCAACAGGGCCAAGAATCGTGCATGCCATGGAGGCATGATGGTGAGCAAGAACTCAAGAGATCAGGCCGGCGGGGCCAATATCATAGTTGCCACAGAGGCACCAATGCAAACAACATAGCAGATAAGGCCGAGAGGGCCCATGGACTGCTAAAGAAAAGGCAGAGAATAAGCGACGATGACAACAAGGCATGAAGGCCTAATGTTGAAATGCCGTGGAGGCACGAGCTTCAGAGGAAGCACAACTAGACCACAGAGCTTGGGTAGCCTCAGAAATATTGGTGCACATGAGCACAAAATGTCGGTTGTGGAGGCAAAGGACTTCAATAGAAGCAACACCCTTGAGGGCATGGTGGTCAGTGCCATGAGGGCACGAGACTCTGGTGCGAGTCCATAAGGAAGCCATAAGTGAGCCGGTTCGGTGAGAGAGTAAACGTTTGCTTGGGTGGAATTCGGACAAGCACTGGAGTTAGGCGTCGAAGGCATAAGTGGGGGAGTGTTCATTGCATTGACACCCTACACCTTGGGCATAAAGAAGCGGTGATTTTGGAAGCCTAAATCTGAGTTAGGCAGTGTGCATTGAAGCAGAAATCTGGTTGAAGAAGTTCATGAGGGACGATACCTTATCTTTAAATCTTTTGGCCAGAGTTGGGTGGAGCCAAAGTAGGCCCATGATCAAGTAGCCTTGTGGAGTTTGAAAGCCATTTGTGGAGGGATAAGGGCCAGACAGTGATGAGTCCAGGGAAACCCAGAACCTCACAAAAGTGAAGTGCCAAAAGACGTATGTAAGCATGGAAAGGGAAAGGACTATGATGGAAAAGTCTCAGTGGAGACCAATAAGATGTTCTTATATGACCAAGAGGGTCAAATTTAAGTGTGGTATATTGTCGAAGGGCAAGATTTAGTTCAAGAAGGAACCCTGGATGCGTGGGGCATTGCaaatttgccagagggcaaaaCTGGCTCAAAGGAGGAGCCGAGATAAAAAGTGAGCAAGATTGAGGCAAAGAACTAAGGAAGGGACTTAGTTCAAGGTGACATAAGGtgtcaacagccgaaataagGGGGTCTTAGAAGAGAGGACctccattcaagatgtggtAACTCATTGAGTagaggatgccacttgcgcAGGGGATTGGCGTTGGAAGCCACAAGAATAAATGCACACttgagggatgttgtgcatcaATTTGCCAATgaagaaggcaaagctagcttgagattTGCTAGCATAACACCATCGTGGGGATGGAAATTTGAGCGTGGGAACAAGAGCCAAGAAGGAAAACTTAGCTCGTCATGGGAACAGAGTGTCGAGGAAGCATGAAGTGGAGTTCATGAGAGAAGAACTACCACATGAAGAACTCTCGAGTTTGGGTACCGTTGGGACAGTTGACGTAGGGGCAACACCTGAAAGGAGATGGTGTGCTCGATGAGAGAAGGTCAATGTCACCATCGGATTATTTGATAGAGTTCGGTCCACGAGAGGACCTTGAAGGTAAGATAGTGCCTTACTTTGGAGCTCAGGAAGCTATTCGTCCAAGAAGGGACACGAAGTTGGCTAGAGtgatgccaacaagtgaagaaaGCATAAGTCCAAGAAGGATAATAAGTGTTGGCTTGGGTGCCAATGACAGAAAAGAACATCGTCCAAGAAGGAACATGAAGTTTGGCTAGAGGgatgccaacaagtgaagaaaGCATTTGTCCAAGGGGGACATGAGTCTGGCTAGGGTGCCAGCAAGAGATATAAGAGGCAAAATTCGTCAGAGGGGGACACTATCTGCTTACAGAGCTGGAAGTGCGGGGCGAAgcactaatttatgcacaaggaggtgcacgttttgaggaaagcttgagtttgggtgaatGCATGCAAGAGGTCCTGggccaagtccaagagtggGCACGCGAAGGTCGTCACAAGAggtgattctacagaggtagagggacgAAGTATGCAGGATTTTGAGTTTAAGCCTGAGGAGCTTATGTGGATGAGAGGTGTTACGCCAAGTGCAGGAGTCTTGAGGATAGCCAGCAggcacgtcgatgagggcatcgacataatgaagtgggggaggatgtgacggtccgcacctttggaatggcctagtggcatttttgtaaatatttaaagatcgggatcttcgatcccgggccgtgggaatctcttaagaatgtcactaggatggtgcatgtcaAATGGCaggccaagatgtgaaggtttgctagagaataccccattatgattcctcgcacaaagtgacaTCTGTTGCTGCCAGAAAgtaaatggctaaataagctctttagaggGGTGGTCCGTGTCTGGCTCTCCATGGCTCCCGGTTCCGGCTTCGAGCTTGAGCTAAGCGAGCCTCCCATgtgcgacggcaagccatggggcggacataaagtACCACAAAGGtgggcttatgtctccgaggaacagggagtcccgaggacagtaccggtaagCGCtacgagctggtattgcgcgtcactcctgtgctagaggctaagtgtagcattcgctatactgttttctatcggctatgccaagaacacacgtaggcctttgttacaaggttgtggcaaatgtgccagtgagcgggggctcgggttctgcctcgctcaagagggttggaagctaaataggcacggacggggcgacaccgtgccatcgggtgacattcgtatgtgggcttccaatcttgtgttgctaccctagATGGCATTTGGCAcaatgctggtgtgcatgctctagggtcggatgctattcgagatgtgcatggaccaaggcccgagtggagagatgggttgctggcttagatcttggcacaagattgagtaacaagctaccgaatGGGTgtgaggccatcgggctagcttgctgggCGGCATGAGCCATGATGATTACGAGAACCTCAGGGGcgtacaattggtatcagatgggtcgatatatgaactcggatagtaaAAAGGCTAGCCATGACTAGAGAGTCTtagcgccgcacggtctatttccgctgcataaaatatAGGACCGTGACACTAAGCCTATCCTATGCTGCAACTACAACTTATAATGTCCTGAGTTTTGGAGGAAAACCAAATGGTGTAAAAGACTCCACCCAAGCTTTCCTAAATGCATGGTCTATGGCTTGTTCTTCTGCTGCTTCTACTGTAATTGTAGTACCAAAAGGAAGGTATTTGCTTCGTTCTATGGTATTCAAAGGTGACTGTAAAAGCCCCCATATAACTTTTCAAATTGATGGAACGCTAGTTGCCCCAGATGATTATAGAATTCTAGGCCAGGTTGAGAACTGGTTCAGTTTTGAAGGAGTGAGCGGAGTTTCTATCATTGGAGGGGCTTTAGATGCTAAAGGATCTGCAT comes from Ziziphus jujuba cultivar Dongzao chromosome 6, ASM3175591v1 and encodes:
- the LOC107430946 gene encoding polygalacturonase → MAKFTTFHCTSLASFIITLSMLNPSFAATTTTTYNVISFGAKPNGVTDSTKAFLNAWSAACASPTATVIQVPKGRYLLQPLTFQGNCKSPDISFQIDGTIVAPADYRILGRVDDWIGFEGVSGVSIIGGAIDGNGPALWDCKAKGKDCPSGATALRFSDSSKIKIDGLKVINSQMFHIAINRCQDVVLQGVKIIAAGNSPNTDGIHVQLSRNVAFINSSVQTGDDCVSIGPGTKNLWIERITCGPGHGISIGSLAKDLEEEGVQNVTVTKAIFIGAENGFRIKSWARPSKGFVQGVQFIDAIMQNVQNPIIVDQKYCPRNDNCPGQTSGVKISDVLYKNIRGTSASRVAINFQCSSTNPCTGIRLEDVKLTYMNKPAQSSCVNANGKSFGMVEPNGCL